The Aedes albopictus strain Foshan chromosome 2, AalbF5, whole genome shotgun sequence region CTGGACATTGGGATGGATTAGTTGGTTAGATGGGAAAAGGTCCACACAGCAATAAAAAAGGCGTAAAATCAAACAAATGTTATTATGGAATAATGCATCAAAAGTTCAACCATTCACCACATTTCAAACTGTAATCAACATTACCATTGTCCGTCAGCGGCTTGTAGTTCCTTTTGGGACAGCCTGGCTGCAAGGTTTTACCATTGTTGGGCCAAAAGTCGGCCGTACCCGTACTAACGGGAGCCCCGTACAACCACGCGTCGGTGTGGATGACATCCACGAACTCTGCATCTTTTTCGCTCAAGTGTGCCACCAGCACGCCCGGATAAAACGGTGGGAAGGCTGGATCCAGAGCTGAAATTCTGAAGCGAAGATTAGCCAACTTGTCCAAGCGAAAAACAACAGACACAACGTTGAGCTAAATACCTCTTAAGCTTAATCTTCTTATCAGACAGTGATATCACAGTTCGACCTATGAAGCCCGCTAGCTGCCCGCCAAGTGAATGTCCCACGAGATGCAGCTTATCGACGTCTAATCCCGAGTTGATCATCGCCAGTATGACGGACCCGAGCTTGTGTCCTAGCTGTTTGACGTAATAGAGTTAATTTGAAGAATTTTGTCGTTACATAAATCATTATTGTCTTACCTTTTTGCAGTTTGGCACCGCCTCCAACAGGTAGTTCCCATCGACCAGTTGTGTCCAGTCCAGAATGATCAGATTGTGGTCGTTTCGCTTCTGGTAGGCATCCACGATCACGTGTACGCTTTCGACTTCCGGTGATTCGATATACCCGTGGAAATACATTGCCGTTTTCTTGGTGGGATCGAATTTGGGGTGCCGAACAATGTCCTCCGCCCGGTCAAGTTCGAACACTTCATGATCTTCGAATTTGGACCTGCATCGAATAAGAAATAAAAACAAGttgtaatttccaaaaaaaaaatgtttgtttgctcGAAATTCCATCGCCTCACCCGTAGAAAAACATAAACTTTGCCGTGTTCAGTTTGGCTTTGATTGGTTTCATGCCGACCCATAGTCCTGTGTGGGAGAAACGGAGAAGGTAAACAGTTGGACATCAATTAGTGGCGGTCGGTAGGTATATACAACACATAACAACGAGTGGCGAACAATATTTATTGAAGTAAACAGAATCTGAAAAAGAGCAAGCAATTGAGCAAATTGATGACTGCCCATACTGAATGCATTGAAGAATACATTCTTGAGATTAGATTGACGTACCACTTGAATGAATTGGTATGTTCTTACAAaattgatgaaataaaaaaaaatccagaagtggTTCTTGAGTGAAATTTTAATcgatttaccgattttttttaggtTAGGTAAGTATAAGGAAATCGAGTTAAACGTTACTTTTAACCTtaaaatggatacctggggtccattggaccccaggcgcctttcagagctcgtctttgatggaacacactcagcgaggtgacgaaactgagaccatgaaggtatcccttttagggttaatcccaaatacatatttcgacctcaactgtaaagtTGACTTCAGTTGTCGCACTTGGTTCGACCCGAAGGTTAGATTTGCAGCCCGAGACTGTTTCATATCTATTGATTTgattaattttatgaaaaatatgtACACAGTTTTATTGAGAACTGTGACCATTTTGTAAAACTCAAGTAAAATTGTCACTATAAGTAGATTATAGAAACTTATTCGATTTATAAAAGGTTATAATACAGTTTGTTCAAGTAGGTAGAATAGGTGCATATTTGCAGGGccagatttacaaatgtgggggcttGAGTGCCACAATGTTGAGGGGCCCTCTGTCTtgatcagtggtgctcatcctgcggcccgcgggccgcatgtggccctccaagccttaagatgcggcccgcggagtactttaagacgaatcgaaatttttgaacgattatttgaaataactcgttaaatatattaagaaatcaaacaaaaaaaatactgatcaattttcacagtgttgaacacaaattaaatgataaataaacaaaaagaacaatccgttctggtaagattcgaaatcgcaactccgaaatatttcggcatttcagctaagtcacgatgCCAGCTTATAgtgatttataagtggtacgaatcaaatgaaagtttgtcaaAAATGtgatcttgaatcatttaaaatttagtttcagtttttaggcgcagtcaatgcaacgctgagcaaatatttcacatttcgcctttccggagaacataaaaacacaaaacacgaagtttttgacaaaattctcaacaaatctcaacttggttgccaatagatattgtttatttttcactgtttgtttaaatttctattataagactcacacaattttcgaaacaaaacttatgaatacaatttgaattgtccaagcgaaactcctgaacgaacttaaagaaaaaaaaatctcaggcgagattcataaagcgtctcctgtgcccttttggagaaacttttggatatatttttggagaaactctaggaaacattattggagaaatttttaaagcaactctaagcaaaacatatggagaaactcaaatcatcctggagaaaataaacctgaagaaactcaatgagaaagttgcggcgaatggaaattataggagcatctcctagaaaaatgtactggtgccactctaacagaaatttcttaaacaatttagAATAAATTTCTCGAGCAACAAgaaaagaattttcaggagtaactacaaacaagattccaggaccaactgcatcaagacacaatacagatgcctagaacgcctgaggaaaatcaatttactaaaatcttcaagaaactcctggaaaattttcggaaaaatccggaagctattctaggagaaattcttcgaaacgattaatgaggaattcctgaagaaacttcagggcagttccaaaggcaaatctaagaggagttcttggaggtgttccaagagaattctacaaaaactaaaagaaacttcaagaaatttctcgaaaaccttctgaagCAGCTCcacgagaaatttcaggagaaaatccagcgaacctttttggagcgattcaaaagaaattcttataaaagctGCTTGGccagttcttgaagtggcttcaaggcaattctaggggcaacttctcaattgtttgtttgaatttcaatttgaagctcaaacgtttttctcaaccaaacttataaatctaaattgaacagttcagatttttaataaatatgctttagaattgttgttgttgttgtttttgtgcactgatgttttatgcggcccgcaggtcgatctcaaattgcaaatttggcccacggtatcctccagcctgagcaccactggtcttgatgatatatttttttttaatatagataaaaaaataggaaaaatattCATCAATGTTTCGGGAAATTTTCGCTTTTACTTTCTAAGAATTCCGTAGCGAGGAGAAAATTTGGTCTTCAATATAAATGATTCGATACAAAACTAGAATTGGAATTGTTTGTGGGTAAATTTATGTAAATTTACCCAGAAACAATTCattgtaaatttttttttgatcaaaaagactagaagaggttcttggaaccatcataaaaccggtGAATTAAAATATTACTTGGGAAGTGTGCTGATGAGATTCTAACCTAcagattttattgaaaattgtgACAAATAGCACAATTTATAACTAGCGCAATTTCCATGATATTTTGAGGAACATTAACCCAGGAGCGATCCGGTCCTGTACTGAGGTCTTGTACGCACAATGAAAAAGCACGCTTCTGGTACACAGCGTAAGCGTGATGTCGCTGAGAGTGTCCGAAGacacgactgctcgagggttaagcatAATAATTCAAATGTAATTGATAGTTTCAAGCGatacccgaaagaatttccaataaaattctGAAATTATGTTCTGACGAATGTTTATGGAGGAACTCAAATTCTATGATAAGGTATATTTATAGTGAAAATTTTAATGGAAACTGTTAAAGAAATTTCCGCATAACCATGAAGAGGTTCTTAGGAAATTTCTAACTTAATTTCATACCGAATCTTTTATGCGTTTTTAACCCTTtggccccaacatagaaacggctgtataaattcccaCACTCAATAAAACATATACTGTCTTGCAAACAACTTTGCACAAATTGAATCCTCTATTaagaaaaaatgggaatatttatatttgagacttcactgacacggtaaaggctgggtatgctgtacaattcagatcccattgttatccactagtctctgcccagcaactcctatccctacctcctcatgataccggccggaaactacgagcaaccttagggaagatctggtaatcaaccccggtgggaactttggtcttaggctgacagggaaggtggggtttgcttcggcaaacctgagcgtctgttctccaggaggagcggctcacaacagcgtctgatccccatgttagaggcGGCTGATCCACGTCCGAGTGCCATGGAAGGACTGTAAGGTCAACTGTGcattatggtcctccggaaagtagggggttggtgtcaggccctacgagccagccgtaaaaacgcattgtagcggaaaatcagcaacaggatAATATGAATCGGGACCAACGGCAacgccccagcgaacaaaaaggacttgcgattggaaactcagtacgtggaactgccgatctctcaacttcattgggagcacccgcatactcgccgatctactgaaggaccgcgggttcggcatcgtagcgctgcaggaggtgtgttggacaggatacaTGGTGCGAAACTGCGAAAGTTTAGAAGTAATCCgatcatctaccagagctgcggcaacacacgcgagatgagaacagctttcatcgtgatgggtgatatcgaagacggctaataacaagacagacagctcccaccctggaACGAGCGACAAGGTCGAAGCGCCCTCAGCGAGTTCCGGAAACATTAAAAACGAATGTGTGAGTGTGTTTTGCCGTGTTTGTTTTGACAGCGCATGCACTGGTTGCACTCGTGGTCGATCATCTGTAAATATAAACAGAAATTGATTCTGCTGGTTGGCTATTTGATCGTGCGGTGATAAAAATGGGACGTAAAACTTGTTGTGTGCCGGGATGTTTCAGCACTTCCACCGCCGGAAGGAAGTCTTTTTTTTCAAATCGTAGAAACACACAGGTAATCGCCCCGTTATTATATTATTCAACTCAACAACTTATCATGTAACCTATAATATTTCAAAACAGAGATACGGCTGCCTGGAAACGATTTTGCAATGCCGCAAACCTACCGGAAAGCAGTGTTATTTGTGAAGATCATTTTGCAATCGAGGACTTCATCAACGCATCGAACAAAAGCCAGGGGTAACTAGAAAATCCAATAATTTATGCAGACGATTCGACAATGCAATTTCCATTATTGTTATAGGTTACGACGGAATGCTGTACCGCGCCTCCGAGGAGTTTGTCTCGCGGATGTCACTGAAAATGATTCAATGGACTTCGAAAGCAATTGTTACGCGCAAGAAAATGATAGCTTTTCTGAAACAGGAGATGCTATGGAAGTGGCAGCGGAGCTAGAAATTGAGTCGAGCTGTTCGCCCGATCTGCGTCAAAAGACTGTATCGACTGATAAGGTTTACCTGGCGGTCACACATGCTGTCAATAACGATCACGATTACCTCCATAATCCAGGACGATGCATAATGGTAGCTGAAAAAATGCTAGATCAAGAGGAAGAAATCATCAGGCTGAAAAAGGAACTGCGGAAGAAAAACCAAGGAATGTCGAAACAGAAGTCGATAATCCGGAACCTTCGAAATGAGCTGAAGAAACTTAAAAGTGCTTTCTGTCAAAATAAGGAGGATGGTTTAGTGGATCCTGTTCTCCTGGAAATTCAGGCAAATAAGTTGAGGAAACGCGGAGGTGCTCGATATTCGGACAATATGAAAAATTTGGCTCTCGTATTGCAGTACTGTTCAAAAAAGGCATATAAACAAATGCGTCAGGTGTTTGCTTTGCCGTCCATCAGTACATTGCGGAACTGGCTGGCTAGAGTAGATGTTCACGAAGGCTTCTCCACGACTGTGCTTAATCTATTGAAGATAAAAGCAAAATCCCTTCCGGAAGACGAGAAGCTCGTTTCGATATTTTTCGACGAAATGGCTATCACGGAGAGAATTTCCTACTTTGGGAATGCCCAACCGGACTATTTCACAGGATTTAAAACGAGGTTACCTGGTGCAAATCAGGTAGATATCAGTTCACGGGCCAAATCAGTTTTGGTTTTGATGGTAAAATCCATAAAATCGGGCTTTAAGCAGGCCATTGGTTATTTTTTTTGCCATGATCTGAAAAGCAATGACCTCAAAACTATTATCGATGAATCAATCAAATTGGTATTTGAAGCTGGACTTGTCCCTAAAGTATTGGTCTGTGATCAGAACTCCGTTAATCGCGCTTTGTTTCTTAAGGAATACGGAATAACGGAGGAACAGCCCTATTTCAATAGAACAGTCAAGGAGAAAAGCTATCGCATATACTGCATGTATGATGCACCACATCTGTATAAATCCGCCAGAAATAATCTTCTGAAGCACAACGCAGTTTACGATGGTCAAGTCTGCAGTTTTGATGACGTCGTAAAACTTTATTGGGAAGACATCCAGCACACACCTCGCACTGTACCAAATTTAACGTATAATCACATCAATTTGTCGCAATTCTCGGAGATGAATGTGAGCTTAGCTGCGCAGACACTAAGCTGGTCTGTAGCAGTTGGAATCAGAGCCTACGTGCATACTGAAAAACTTCCGGAATCATCGTTAGCTACCGCCGCATATTGCGAAGATTTTGATAAATTGTTTGATTGTGCAAATGCTTCCAACTTCAATTCGAAAAAGGTAAATCTGAATAAATTCaatactttttcaataatttatcatgtttttttttcatcctagGCATACATGCGACCATTGCAGGTTGATTCGGTACATTGGAGCTTTTTAGACCAAATGGTCCTGCGTCTCAAAGCAATGCGGTTCATTGACAGGGAATGCAGTGATTTGTCATCGGTAGTATGcggtttatttaaaaaaagaacTTCAAATCAACTATAAATTCGTTTCAGGAAAAGGATTTTAAAGCATTACCGAAACCTTCACGTACACCCTATTTTATTGAAGGCTGGGTACTCTACATATCAGCTCTGAAGCAGTTGTTCGAAGAATTGGTCACTATTCATGGGTTTGCGTTTCTTCGAACACGCAATCTGTCGCAAGATTGCTTAGAGCATTTTTTCTCCGTTATCAGGTGGAAAAATGGAAACAATAACCACCCAGACGCCTCGTTCTTCAGCTCAGCATATAAATCTCTAATCATCAACCACCTCATACTACCGGATAAAGTCGGAAATGTTCAAGCGGACTTGAGCAAATACATAGTAAACCGAGAGGAGCTATCAAAAATTCAGGTCGTAAAACCAGAGTATAAACGAccagaatatctggaaaaagttTCCGACGAACCTATCGATCCGCTTGAAACGTTTGATATGAATAAACTTGCGAACATTCATTATACGACAGGGTGGGTGTGCAGTAAGCTAAACCACAAAGCTTGCATTGAACGGGTCACTTCGGCAGTTAACGATCCAGTGGATGACCAGGCTGATGTATCCTTCGTCACCCAGTTGAAAAAATATCGTGCTTCTTCAAGACTCGTAATGCCTGGCGAAAAAGTTTTGGAATACTTTAAAGGAGTTTGTAAAGTATTCGAAACACACTTCATGGACCTACTTTCTCTTGATGTACGAGGTGTGAAAAGAGAACTGATCGATATCATTCAGGCTCTGTTTGATTTCCCAAGCGTTGTAGCATACGAAATGATCGACGAAAACTGTGACATCGAAGAGCATCAAAAACTCATAATGGATGTGTTATGCGAGTCTTGTGCCCTGATTATTACGAATAAGTATATTAATATGCTCATTGCATGCAGACTTGGGGCCATGAACAACTCATTCAAAAGCGAGAGCAaattgaaaagaaaaacaaagaaaAGTGAGAAAGCGAAAAAACTAAATATTGCTAAATTGTCTACACTAATGGCATCAAATAACGCGGGAAAAGATGTTAAAAAGAAAACgggtttgaaaaaggtaaaataattAATTAATATTTAGAGAAATACTCACTCATGTTTATTTGCAGAAGTAGGTATAGTATGATCTACACAGCTGTAATGCGAATTGTTTCTCCCGAAAAACATCTTCTTGGCAAATCATTGTTCACATTTGAAATACAAACAAGCATatgaattttttttaataatttccatTCATATAAATACATCATTATTGATCTTGAAAATTTCTCTTTGCGTGTGATTTCTCGTTTTACAATGAAAGATGTAACAGTGATATATGGGAACTTTccgtattctcggccgttttgttctcttcgccatggtttttttgaaacctgttgaactcaatgcTGATCTCAAATCTttctcaaccaagctgaattatacgaccaagtttcaggcaatttggccgataaaaagCCCCCCAtgtcgaagagaacaaacctgccgataatacccaaagtcaccctagATAATAAAAGCAACCGTTCACAAATCCCATTAAGCATGCTAAATATCTATCTAACTTATTTTAATTCTacaatcatcataatcatcgtATATGACCAATTGTCCTCGATCTGCTTAGAGCCTCTtagggccattcataaaccacatagatcaaattttgaccatttcatACAAACCATCAACCACCACccacgcaccccccccccccaccccataCAAAAGGCTTCTCTCCATAcacaaatttgaaatttgtatgtagcGTATATTCTTTTGACAGACCCCATCCTTCTGAaacgtctacgtggtttatgaaagaCCCCTTTGTGCAGTTTCCCCCATTTCAGGTATCACGGTTTCGGTGGTGCACTTTCTGGGACAAACTATCGACTCCTCGGTGTTTTTGCGCACTCTTGGTTTGGTATGGATGATGATGCTTCATAGGTACAATTCCACGTCATCAGGAGGTATCCATCTACGACCGGATCCTGTGCAAACGTCGATGGTTCAACTTCCAAAACGGTGTTTCTTATCGTGGTTTCATTCTGGAGACATCATGTGTGGATTTTTAGCTGCTTCACTCGCTCTATCAGCGTCTTGGTCCCGTTCGACTGTGTTGATAACGGTATTCGGAGCACATCTGCATCTGTAATGCAAATCACTTTTTTGATTAATCACTTTTTGCCAGCTACTAAGTACAACCAAACTACCGAAAAACATGCGAATCCTTGCCACACATCCAGCCAGCAGCTGTCTTCGTTTATTGGCAGTAGTTTACGGTGGAATTTTTGCACTCACAACCAAGCACTTTTACCACAAAGTAGTTTTGGTTAATCGGTAACTATTTTATCAAAAGAACTTTATTTACCAGGTAAAATATGTTGCTAATTCAAACAAAATGCTAATCGTAAAACTTGTGCGGTAAATGTTTGTTTTGATGCTTGACGTTTCTCTCGCGCATATGAAAACACACATACACTCGTCGCAGCCTACATTGCTGTACACACACATTTTCAAGGTAATGTTCCTGGAAGTCGTTCGGGGGCGCCACAATACATGAAGTTTACCGTGTATATGGGGTGATTCGAGacatgtctgtcttgttattagccgtcttcggtgatatgcagaggcgtgtgatcggttggtggccgatcaacgaaagaatgtgcaggttgaggatcaagggccgattcccCAACTTCAGCGTAATTAACGTGCACAGACCACACTCCGGACACACAAGGACGCATTTCTTTGCAtttcgcgcagctcgaacgcgagtatgatcgctgcccaagccacgacgtcaagatcatcttaGGTGATTGAAATGTTCAGGAAGGCCAGtagaaggaattcagaccaacgattgataagttcagcgcccataccagcagacgaatgaaaacggcctacgactcatcgatttcgccgcctccaaaaatatggccattcgtagcaccatTTTCCAAtacagccttccttatcgttacacctggagatccccacagcagatggaatctcaaatcgaccacgttctgattgacggacggtacttctccgacattattgacgtcaggacctatcgtggcgccaacaccgATTCCGACCGCtatctagtgatggtcaaactgcgccaaaaactctccgtcatcaacaatgtacggtatcggcgaccgccacggtacaacctagagcgactgaagcaaccgaatgttgcctcagcatacgcgcagaaactCTAGGCCGCGTTGCCGGGCGAGGACGAACTCAATGAgaacaatgaaagcagccatcaacgacgcagccgagagcaccttcGGATAcgaggaacggaatcgacggaacgaatggttcgtcgaagagtgcagaacggttttggaggagaagaacgcagtgaagacgataatgctgcagcaagggacccgacagaacgtggaacgttacaagcaGAAGCGAAAACAGGagactcgcctctttcgggagaaaaacgcCGCCTGCAAGAGGCGGAGtgcaaagaaatggaactgctgtgccgttcccaagaaacacggaagttctatcagaagctcaacgcatcccgcaacggcttcgtgccgcgagccgaaatatgcaggaataaagacAGAGGTCTCTTTGCAGACgtacgtgaagtgatcgaaaggtgaaagcagcactgcgatcagcacctgaatggtgtggagaatgtaggcatgggagaccacggcaacggaggaaacgacgacgccagtggaggacagaaatgaaccaactctcacgctgaggaaagttaaggataccattcaccagctcaaagccagcaaatcagctggtaaggatggtatcgcaacaGAACTCTTCAAAATGGGTCagatggccacctgtctgcatcggctgatagtcaggatctgggaaaccaaacagctaccgaaggagtggaaggaaggggtaatctgccgcattcacaagaaaggcgaccatttggattgtgagaacttcagggcgatcactattttgaatgctgcctacaaagtgctatcccagatcatcttccgtcgtctgtcaccttcaTCGCTTcatcggcttcatcgacggcctcgAAAACGgaacagatcttcaccgtacggcaaatcctccagaaatgccgtgaatacctggtcccaacgcatcacttgttcatcggcatataacagtatcgaccacgcagagctatggagaaggGCTCTAATATATATTATTATAGATATCTATCGTAAGAActgaagtagaaaatctttggatatcaaaaataaaatttaatggcaTAGCtgtgaaaaatttacattttttcgagaacgatactaaaagtgtcaatccatcataactttttccaacgttcaaaaagtccctatgttttaaagaattttcaagcatcaaTGCATTGTAGATgaacgatcaaaatttcatttaattcggttaattggtcttcgagatatgacagctcaaaaactagttgccttaaaaatagtgttttactagaacggttctagcttcgcgatagattcaccaatcgagctcaaatttgtaccaatgatgcacatataataggttgacaaacactcaaaatttgagattttttgatgcactctatgaaaagttacagctttgaatgttgattttttctgtgagagaaaaaaaagttgtctatcccaaacattttggccaccccctgtggattacaaatcgtagccttgtataatgaaa contains the following coding sequences:
- the LOC109430157 gene encoding lipase member H-A isoform X2 encodes the protein MKKMKNPRLWVGMKPIKAKLNTAKFMFFYGSKFEDHEVFELDRAEDIVRHPKFDPTKKTAMYFHGYIESPEVESVHVIVDAYQKRNDHNLIILDWTQLVDGNYLLEAVPNCKKLGHKLGSVILAMINSGLDVDKLHLVGHSLGGQLAGFIGRTVISLSDKKIKLKRISALDPAFPPFYPGVLVAHLSEKDAEFVDVIHTDAWLYGAPVSTGTADFWPNNGKTLQPGCPKRNYKPLTDNDLCSHRRSWWFWAESVAEGPNPCFHSIRCKSWSDFKEGKVDRSGQIVHMGIDCSPDAKGDYYLQTNGSPPYSKGVAGAKFE
- the LOC109430157 gene encoding lipase member H-A isoform X1 yields the protein MGVTKKIVVVTSTLVLALGLWVGMKPIKAKLNTAKFMFFYGSKFEDHEVFELDRAEDIVRHPKFDPTKKTAMYFHGYIESPEVESVHVIVDAYQKRNDHNLIILDWTQLVDGNYLLEAVPNCKKLGHKLGSVILAMINSGLDVDKLHLVGHSLGGQLAGFIGRTVISLSDKKIKLKRISALDPAFPPFYPGVLVAHLSEKDAEFVDVIHTDAWLYGAPVSTGTADFWPNNGKTLQPGCPKRNYKPLTDNDLCSHRRSWWFWAESVAEGPNPCFHSIRCKSWSDFKEGKVDRSGQIVHMGIDCSPDAKGDYYLQTNGSPPYSKGVAGAKFE